In Bacteroidota bacterium, the following are encoded in one genomic region:
- a CDS encoding ATP-grasp domain-containing protein, with amino-acid sequence MTTFLVLASYEKGFDFIRECHDQGVRVVFLTLEKLRDRPWPHEAIAETFYAPDFDTERHVLNTVAYLARERKFDRIIPLDEFDAEVAAALREHLRIPGMGETTVRYFRDKLAMRFQAREAGVRVPDFVPVTNYDDIRAFFERQAPPYILKPRGEASALGIRKIHDQEQLWRALDELGDEQSFFLLEQFVAGDVFHVDSVVANKKLQFAEVSGYLSPPLDVMHGGGLFASRTLDRDSAEAKTLNDLTQQLVEGLGIVRGAMHTEFIRSAADGEFYFLETAARVGGANLSDMVEAASGVNLWREWAKIEIADARGERYRKPKPRTDHAGILVTLARQTHPDLSGYDDPEIVWRMPKKQHAGLIVRADTPQRVRALLDGYMPRFYHDFHAAATPPDSARDVE; translated from the coding sequence ATGACCACGTTCCTCGTCCTCGCCAGCTACGAGAAGGGCTTCGACTTCATCCGCGAATGCCACGACCAGGGCGTGCGCGTCGTCTTCCTCACGCTGGAGAAGCTGCGCGACCGCCCGTGGCCGCACGAGGCCATCGCCGAGACGTTCTACGCGCCCGACTTCGACACCGAGCGGCACGTCCTCAACACCGTCGCCTACCTCGCCCGCGAACGCAAGTTCGACCGCATCATCCCGCTCGACGAGTTCGACGCCGAGGTCGCAGCGGCGCTGCGCGAGCACCTGCGCATCCCCGGCATGGGCGAGACGACGGTGCGCTACTTCCGCGACAAGCTCGCCATGCGCTTCCAGGCGCGCGAGGCCGGCGTCCGCGTTCCCGACTTCGTGCCCGTCACCAACTACGACGATATCCGGGCCTTCTTCGAGCGGCAGGCCCCGCCCTACATCCTCAAGCCGCGCGGCGAGGCGTCGGCGCTCGGTATCCGCAAGATCCACGACCAAGAGCAGCTCTGGCGCGCGCTCGACGAGCTTGGCGACGAGCAGTCGTTCTTCCTGCTGGAGCAGTTCGTCGCGGGCGATGTCTTCCACGTCGACTCCGTGGTGGCGAACAAGAAGCTGCAGTTTGCCGAGGTAAGCGGCTACCTCAGCCCCCCGCTCGACGTGATGCACGGCGGCGGCCTCTTCGCCAGCCGCACGCTCGACCGCGACAGCGCCGAGGCGAAGACGCTGAACGACCTCACCCAGCAACTCGTCGAGGGACTCGGGATCGTGCGCGGCGCGATGCACACCGAGTTCATCCGCAGCGCTGCCGACGGCGAGTTCTACTTTCTCGAAACGGCCGCCCGCGTGGGCGGGGCCAACCTCTCCGACATGGTGGAGGCCGCGAGCGGCGTCAACCTCTGGCGCGAGTGGGCCAAGATCGAGATCGCCGACGCCCGGGGCGAGCGCTACCGGAAGCCCAAGCCGCGCACCGACCACGCAGGCATCCTCGTCACGCTCGCCCGGCAGACGCACCCCGACCTCTCGGGCTATGACGACCCCGAGATCGTCTGGCGCATGCCGAAGAAGCAGCACGCCGGTCTGATCGTCCGCGCGGACACGCCCCAGCGCGTCCGCGCCCTGCTCGACGGCTACATGCCGCGCTTCTACCACGACTTCCACGCCGCCGCCACGCCGCCCGACAGCGCCCGCGACGTGGAGTAA